The window ggctgggctgggagccaggggcctgGAAGGTCGGGGGAGGCGGCTGGGACCACCCCAGGATGCAAAGGGGCCGCTGCCACCACTAGCACCACAAGAGCGGAGCGGGACTCCTGGATTGCATTCCTGGATCCGCCACTGACGCTCAGTGTGGCCTTAGGGAATTCCctcccccgtgcctcagtttccccctaggAGCGCAGGGATCACGCCCTTCCCGTGGGCACGTGAATCTGGCCAGGTTTGCTACGTGTGGAGGTGACGCGAACGCTCAGCATGGGCATCGCTCTCCTGGGCGTCCCGGGCCAGCACTCCGAGCGGCAGAGGAAACACCGTCACCCGGCACGGTCTGGCGTCCCACCACCCCCAGGAGCAGGACCTAGAGCGTCACctgatgtgacaaagtgggggattttcttgtgttttccttgtttttccaatggtttgcatgcagagcggatgtgtgacgaactgggcctgttctcacggtggtctgtgaatgctgacaggggagtgtgctgggatagtctgcattgcaggatgggatctgcccgagggcgcccgagggcgcatacctgagtgtgtaacatgagaacccgggaaggggttgaaggggaggcgactccttagcccgggaaactgaacaaaggctgtgggaggggtcgcaaaaggagagtgctggaagcaggctagaaggaggctggagagatggctggaggcagagatggctctgaccccccaaaggggggtgggctggcatgccctgggaccccaagccggacctaactgaggggggccctgttgtctgtgcctgcaagacctgtcttggactgtattcctgtcatccaaataaaccttctgctttactggctggctgagagtcatggtgaatcgcaggaagccgggggtgcagggccctgagtcccccaatactccgtgacaactggtggcagcggcaggatctactgcaccccgtggacggcgcttcccgcagtaagtgactggggagcagtaaaacgaagggggattgacggggaccaggcacgctgaagagtgagagagagacggttattacccctgggagtgtgtgaccagcgagaaggacttttgcagtaacagggtcccctggggggatcgcagcgagtggtcccaggggcggaggagtctgcagctcgaccctggcagagaggtggtgacctcgagaagggctggcacactagggggccccctgggaactgtggggagctgtgagcacacaggccggtgagtggccagcaggaagatgtatgccaagcggcttaagagcgacctggtggagctgtgcaaggagaggcggctgcgcattgggaggctcaccaaagaacagctccttgcccagctggaggcggaagatcgcgcgaatgaactgatccctgtgtctcagggaagcagcctggcaaatgcagcgcaggcaccagtgtctgtcccagctgggagtggtcagccggctgctgagggcttcccgagacccctccttcctatgcctaggggaagggtggggaggagcccagcaaataccgaaggcgccgtgacccccccggccagcagggggtccccccgtcgaagctcgccggccagcagaggatcctcccggcgacgttcggcatccggggagcggaattggctggaatgggagaaagagctaaaactgagagagctggaggatcgtgaacaacagagacagcatgaacgggaggagaaagagagacagcatcagcgtgaagagagacagcgtcagcaggaatgggaggagaatgagagacagagacaggagaatgagagacagcgtcagcatgaactggaactggcgagactgaggggcagcgaaccaccggctgcggtgagtgaggggggacccaggactgcacggagctttgataagtgcatcatggccccacgcaaggagggggaggacatggatgacttcctggaggcctttgagacggcctgcgagctgcaccgggttgatcccgcggacagactccgggtccttacccccttactggaccccaaagccgtggcattgtaccgccaactgggagaggcagagaaaggggactacgaactattcaaaaaggccctgctacgtgagtttgggctgactcctgaaatgtaccgggaaaggttccggagtcaagataaaacccctgagatctcatatctgcaactagccgcccgcatggaaagatacgccagcaagtgggctggtggggcccagacgaaggaggacctgattaaactgctggtactggagcaactgtatgagcggtgcccatccgacctgaggctgtggttggtggacagaaagccagagaacccgcgacacgccgggcagctggctgatgagtttgtaaagagccggtcagggggtggcagggaggagtcccaaaggagcaatcccaccacaacgcagagagagagtcaccatgggacctccccgtgggaaaatacagaaaaaccccatcagaggggaacatccggcatcaggaccatccgacccactcaaggggacccatgggacatgggctgctaccactgtggccaaaagggccacatacgggcccagtgccccaagctcagggacagactgagcaggccgaacccacagagggttgactgggtagagacccagcccggcgagaggcagcattcccagggaaggggggctggcagagtaccacctgctaaggagggaggagagccccaggccagcttctctggggggccagatgctccggattcaaagttccccgtttacagggttggcgcggggctgtccctgcggagcgagtgccttgttcccctggaggtggatgggaaggaagtttatggttactgggacacgggcgcagaggtgacactggcccggcccgaggtggtggccccagatcgggtggtgcccaacaccttcctgaccctgaccggggtgggcgggaccccattcaaggttcccgtagcgagggtacacctgaaatggggggccaaggagggccccaaggacgtgggagtgcaccaccatttgcccactgaggtgttgatggggggggacctagaggactggcccagcagcccccagaccgccttagttgtgacccgcggtcagagccggcgaggggcactgcgccctggccttggggggggtgccttgcctgaggcgcgggactctaacctggtggggagggaacgcccagggacgcggcttagggaggctgcagcttcggacccagcgggcgagaaagagcaggtggccatccccgtcccagctgctgagttccaggccgagttgcagagagatccctccttgcggaagataagggacctggccgacctcaatgcggtacagaccatgggacgaggtggccggaaaggattcctgtgggagaaggggttcctgtaccgagaatgggctcccccagggaaaatggagtcaggggggatcaggaggcagctggtggtaccccagaagtatcgccgccagctgctgtgccgggcccatgacattcccctctcagggcaccagggaacctggcgtacccagcagaggctgctacggagcttttactggcctggggtctttgttactgtccgacagtactgcggatcctgtgacccctgtcagagggggaggaaggcctgggacaaggggaaaacagctttaggacccttgcccagcatagaggagccttttcggagggtggccaaggtaaaaagggcggctctaaaccaagagagcccaaagcacagacctccagactggagcgctgggagaagaccacagcccagttggaaccccagaggtatgggggtgggaaaagggcacaggccgcataaaccttcccacatgcgaactgcgagtgccatcaagcacccccgacctaagggggggcgtgaaactggaggggcctggtgtaattctcaccaaggaatgggagggatgcgggggcatccatgggaacgggggtaggttcgaacttccccgggtcactggctaaagtgaccctgctcagttcggtctcgaaggggggagagatgtgacgaactgggcctgttctcacggtggtctgtgaatgctgacaggggagtgtgctgggatagtctgcattgcaggatgggatctgcccgagggcgcatacctgagtgtgtaacatgagaacccgggaaggggttgaaggtgaggtgactccttagcccgggaaactgaacaaaggctgtgggaggggtcgcaaaaggagagtgcgggaaggaggctagaaggaggctggagagatggctggaggcagagatggctctgaccccccaaaggggggtgggctggcatgccctgggaccccaagccggacctaactgaggggggccctgtggtctgtgcctgcaagacctgtcttggactgtattcctgtcatccaaataaaccttctgctttactggctggctgagagtcatggtgaatcgcaggaagccgggggtgcagggccctgagttccccaatactccgtgacaggatgggactcagtgtccctgggggttactggtttaatgaggggagaggagagggagtttgttgttacagaggacgggagagggaacttgggaccccagccgatggcctggagaatggagacccccagcgactggtgacctgacgACCCGGAGACCCAGATCAGGAgttgcagctggttctggccagtgggaggacaatgggctgtggagAGACGACCCAGTGACCTGACTAGACGGTTCCAGCCCGAGGCTGCCAGAGGAGggcggagaggagaggaggcccaggcgaccctgtttatGACCCTGTTtctctggagagaagacaatggacggaggcggggcctggggccggtgatatcagatgcccagctgggaagcaggggggctctgggctggggagggggagcaggcagagcccacctggatgcagagagactgggatgtgctgggctgagggaggctagGCCTGAGGcccggagagtttcctgtgctgtgttcaacgctcaataaacctcctgttttacgttggctgagagtcactccgggctagagaacagggggcatcaaccccttcggggggtggaggccccggtggcccagagcgaggggactccctgagggggcccacggcgagagacagacgtgctaaggctcagagaggtgcggcttcggaggtggaggggcctggccCCGAGAGAGaatggacccccgagaagggctgtctcattgaaaggggcacccccccatggaccgcacggggccacgagtgggcacgatctgtgagtccgtgagaCCCCGTCAGGCCAGCCGCAGGTCCCAGGTACAGGTGAGGAAACAGACCCGGGGAGGGATGGGCCCAGCGATCCCGGCTCTCGGTCCCACTGGTCCTCGGGCTCCAGTCTCCAGGGCTCCTTTAACACGGGGGAAACTGAGTCAAGAGAAAACCACTGCAGAGGAAAATCTCGAGGGAGGCCCCCAatgccagcagccaggccccggCGTTACCTTCAGCACTGTGATGTTCCAGGCGAAGCTCTCCAGGGCCTTCTGCAGCTTCCTGCCCGTCAGCCCCTCCTCGGCCTCGAGCCGGCGCAGCTCCTTGTGGAAATCCATCcctggggagcggagcagagggGAGCCGTCACGCGGAGCTGCTGGCACCGACCGGAGGGGCCACAGCGGCCGGGAACACAGCAAAGCCGGCGgcagggtgcccagggctggctccatatGGTGATCGCCCTGCGCTGCTCGCTGGTGCCCTGGCTGCACAAGGAGTCCCCGAGGAGTCACTGCCCCAGAACAGTGCCCCGTGCACAGCCCatgggcaggggagagcaggggagctggggtcaggagatacccagcactgccccccattCAGGCAGGAACAAGGGAATTCCATGTCACAAAGGGGGGTCCCCAGTAAGGCAGGGCCCTTGGCTGCCCCTAGGGGACCGGTGCAGCCCCAAGCCCAGAGGGTGCACGGGACGCCCAACGCCCGGCTCAGGTGTGATCCCAGCCGGCGGCAGGGCAGGGCCCAGGTGGCAGCTGTCACCAACCCTGCGGGGAGCAGCGGCAGGTTCCCGTGGGCCCCGGGGCCGGCGTGGGGCAggcagcaccctgcagccagggaCGGGGTGTACATGGGAGACCCGGGCTCTGAGTGCCTGGAGCTGCAATGGCAGCACCACGGGATGGTGGCTGGGGGGCCTGTGCCCCTGGGAGCAGGCCGCTGGGCGGGCTCCAGGGCCGAGCCGTGTAGGGAGGAGTCGCCCCAGGGGGTGGCACCGGGCCCGATCCGAGCCCTTGGCTGGGCAGATGGTGACACTGGCCCAGTGGGGTCTGCCTAGGTGGTGCTGCCGGGGGGCCCCGCGTGGGAGGGGACAAGgtgcagcgcccccagcaggaGCCTTTCCCGTGGACTCGCTGGCCTCCCACGCCCgagcctgcagcttccagctgcgtCCTGGCGCCCTCCGCGCCGGGGACAAGGGAACGGCCTCGAGAGccggcaggggagggagcagccaaggccgccccccgccccccagacctCTGCTGAGCGAGAAGCCTGGGAGTTGCCTGCAGAACagcccccctccaacccccccgggCACCAGCACAGCTGTGAAGCTGCCTGTGCGGGAGGGGATCccacaggcgggggggggggggggctacacCCGGTGACCCCCCCAAAGACCCCTCCTCCTTGTGGGAGCTCACGCagggctctgcctgccccccgcACGGATCCCCCTTCATTAGCGCAGGGCTCCGGCTCGTTATCTCTGCTGACGCTGATGGGAACCGTCTGCGCCAGCCTCAGGGCcgggggggaggctgggcagggctgggagccccagcgaTCGCCTGGTGCAACAGGTCCTGGGACATGGGGGCAGCCAGCACCATACGTGGCCATGTAGGgcccccctgggcagcggagGGAGATTGTTCAGGGGCCATGGAGCACGGGGTACCACTCCCTCGCCGCCTGGCGAGCCTCTCTGTCTGGAGCCGAGAGTGCTATGGGGGCCTACCCAGCAcaagcagctcccccccccgatACCCCCAATCAATACCACCCCCCCGAGACCCCACACAGATACCACCTCCCCAAAACCCCACACCATGGTCCCCATCCCCCCAGACACTCCTCACCAATACCACCACCCCCCGAGACCCCACACCAcgacccccatccccccagacaccctcccgaGACCTCACACCACGACCCCCATCCCCTCAAGACACCCCCCACCGATACCACCCCCCCGAGACCCCACACAGATACCACCCCCCTGATACACCCCACCATGGCCCCCATCCCCTACAGGGAGCCCCCCACTGACCCCACGGCCCCCAGTGACTCGACACTAAGTGAAGAGGTGCAGCCCCTGTGCCCCTGCAGTAACTCCCCCCCCCGGCAGGCACTGTGCTGAGCTGGCCCCGCTGGACTCTCCTGCTCCCGCTGGGGCTGGCACACGAGGGGTTAAGGGGCACCCTGCATCCCGCCCCGAGCACGTTACCCCCCCAATGCAGTGCCGGCTCCAGGCCCACGCGCTGTGGTTCGCCCACCTGCTGTCAATCATCCCCCCACGCCCACCCCCCCGGGTTATTAACTCGGGGGGGATCTGGGCAGGGCCCGGCCCCCGCAGTGTGCGTTAGGGTccatgctgggggcagggcaggttgtGGGGCATTGGACCTGGGAGGGGCAGAGATCCCGGGCTAATTTATAGCACTCCAAGCTCCTGGTgctcccccaggatccagccagCCAGGGCGCGGTGCGCTCTGACCCCCGGCACTCCTGAGTGCCATGGTCCACGCCCAGCGCTGCACcaactgaggggcaccggcagagctggggggagcccaggctgggatagcagggggctgcgggtcgggagtgaggggcaccggcagagctggggggagcccaggctgggctagcagggggctgcgggtcgggagtgaggggcaccggcagagctggggggagcccaggctgggctagcagggggctgcgggtcgggagtgaggggcaccggcagagctggggggagcccaggctgggatagcagggggctgcgggtcgggagtgaggggtaccagcagagctgggggagcccaggctagCAGGAGGCTGCAAGTCGGcaatgaggggcaccggcagagctggggggagtcaagggctgggctagcaaggggctgcgggtcgggagtgaggggcaccggcagggctggggggagcccaggctagcAAGGGGCACCGGCAGAAGTGGGGGGAGtcaagggctgggctagcaggggctgcgggtcgggagtgaggggcaccggcagagctgggggagcccagggccaggcGAGCAGGCGTGGGGGCccggagggaggggcactggcacagCCTGACAGCAGCACCTGCCTGTGTGGGTTCAGCCACGTGTCTTTTATGCCACAACACTCGTCGCCACTTACGCCGTCAGCCCCAGTCTGTTATTTCTGATGCTAATTATATTCCGGGGTTTGGCAGTTAACGATTCCTCTCTGCTTCCTCGTCAGCCTCCCCCGTACGGCTCCGCTCCCCCAGCGCCGGCCCCTCGGCGGCCCTGCTGCCCACCTCTCAGAGCCGGGCGCTGGGGCTCGCTCGTGCCCTGGCCCCCCACGGGGTTCGAGCAGGATGGGGCCCAGGCGCTCGCCCCACCGATCCGGTGTCTCAGCTGCGAGCAGCCAGGAGGGGGACAGAGCCGTGTCCTAGACGCACACCCCGTGTCAGCCAAAtacccctgcccctgccatgcccacagccccattccctgcccagcAATGCCACTCGGCTGCCTGGGAAACAGGAGACACAGAGggtccgggggggcggggtggagcagCCCAGCAGACTCCCATGGGGCTGGGTGTGGAGAGGTCACTGCCCCAGCTGGCCGGCTGGGcccagggtctttcccctccaggggcaccggctcccatccagccctggggtggggacGGGCCAGGTAACCTCCAGCCAACAGGGCACCCAGAGGCCCCATTAGCGCCGCGCCTCGTCCTGCCAGCAGGTGTCACTGGTGCCAGCACAAAGGCCGCCCCCTGTGGCCCCAGGTGCCCATAGCCCCCCAGCATCCTGGGGGGAGCAGAGTCGGGGCCCCCAAACCCACCCCGCTCTGCAGCCGGGCCCAGCGGCGCCTGCCCCCCGCGGCACGTACCCGCCTGCTGGGCTTGCATCAGCTTGCTGTGCACAGCGTCGGCCGATTCGATCAGGGTCCGGCTGGTCTGGATCGTCTGTGGGAGCAGAGACGGGGGGATTTGAGGGAGCAGGACGAGGGGCGGCCCAGCACCCCGGGGACCCCTTCCCGCACGGGCCCACGCAGgcgcccccccagctccagccttgaaagaggcagctccaggttgggaggggaagggaggagacgcTCCCCCGGCCAGGCCTCCCCGCTCCCAGCGATGCccggccaggtgccagctctgggGAGCACGAAGGAAGGAAGCGGCTCCGGCTATTAGCGGGACTCCTGCCGCCCGCTGGGATGGCACCAGGGGCTGCGCTGGCTACGGGACCCCGAGGGGCCGCAGGGGCTCGGCTGCCAGCACAGCAGGTGGCAGGACCAGGCCATGCTGGGAACTCGCTCTCCCggcccagggaggggctggcacTTCCCGGTCCCCCCGGCCCGGTGACGAGTGCCCGAGCAGAGAGCCGGCTcggccggggagggggctggctgccCGGCGAGGGGGGGGCGGGTGCTTACGGTCTCGTAGGCGGTGAGCACTTTGCGGAGCAGCTCCGGGACGGGCCCCTGGGCCTCCATGGGGGGGTACTGCTGGCCCAGGTTCAGCGTCACGCTGGGGGCGCTCTCGCTGCGCAGCAGCCACGCGGCCACCGTCAGGATGCATTGCTTCATGGTGGCCGCCGGCGCCAAGCCGCACAGCTCCTTGAAGGAGACCAGGGCGTTCTGGAGACGGAGAAACAGGTGAGCCGGGCACCCCACTGCGCGctgcctgggggggcagggccacagccccCGCTAGGAGCCTGCACAGCCTGGCCTGGGGCGCTGACACAAACACAGGCTGGGGGCCTcctgaatagaacccaggcgtcctgcctcccacccctcccccagacactccaacccactagaccccactcccctccccgagggggagagacccaggcgtcctgacccccgcccctcccccagacactccaatccactagaccccactcccctccccgagggggagagacccaggcgtcctgacccccgcccctccctcagacactccaatccactagaccccactcccctccccaagggggagagaacccaggcgtcctgcccccagcccggcgCGGTACCTGCATGTTCTCCCGCAGGTCGGTGGCCTCGCGCAGCGGCTGGCCAGCCGTGCGGAACACCTCGTCGATGGCCTTGATGCCGGTGGTCTTGGCGGAGGCGTATTCCCGCAGCCGCCGGCCCCGGCGCCCGGTGCGCCCCCGCCGCTGCCCCTTGCCCCCGCCGGGCCGGTCGGCGATGGCCACGTGCAGGAAGAGGGTGGCGTGGGGTAGCAGGTCTCCGGCCAGGGACTGCAGGGGCACGTGACGGTAGCCGCTCTGCAGGCACTCGAAGGGGATGGTGTACTGGGCGATGAACTCGTCGCCGATGTAGTCGTCGTCCAGCACGACCAGGCGCAGCAGGGCCAGCTCGGGCAGGTTCACCTGGAACTCCAGGCTCTCCTCGAAGACTGGGTTGTCCCCGCTCTGCAGTGCCGTCTTGGTGCGCCGCTCGGCGCAGTCGGCCGGGATGCCGTGGATCTCGGCGCAGACGTAGGGCTCCACCACGTCGCCCTTGGCGCCCGAGCCCCGGGGCTTGGGCAGATTCTGCCCGCTGAtcacccggaggtgcagcagctGGGCCGGCACGCCGGGCAGCGAGTCCTTGGCGTTGGCGCTGAAGTAGGAGACCTCCTCCCGCATGACGGCGGGGCGCAGCACGTACCCGCAGGCCCCGTTCTGGTGGAACCAGCCCGCGTTCAGGTCCATCATGAGCCCCGGCGTCTGGAAGTTCATGGCCACCATCTGGCAGCCGCACTTCCAGAAGTCCTGCGGGTTCATGTTGCTGGCGTCGATgcgcagggggctggggtagaCCCGCGACAGGAACCGCTTGTTGTAGCTCACCAGCTCGGTGGGGCACTCGCTGGCGAAGCGCCCGGCCTCCACCTCGCTGAAGGAGCAGAGCTCCCAGTAGCGCTGCCCGCGCCGCGAGGCCTCAAAGTCCCGGAAGGGCACCGCCTGGCACAGGCTCACGAGCTCCGACAGCTCCCTACTCAGCCGAAACCTGCGCCGCCCGTCGGCCTCGCCCGGGCCCTCCTCCTCGTCCGTCACCTCCCCCTCGCTCTCGTGGCAGCTGGGCGGCAGCTTCCTGCCCTTGATGAGGACCCTGCCCTTGAGTGTCTCCGGGGAGGGCAGGTAGGCctcctcgggggcgggggggtccagGTACAACTTGGCGCCCAGGGTTTTCCTCAGGCACTGCGCCATCAGCCGCTGCTGGGCGGGCGAGCAGCGCACGGCCAAGCACAGGATGAGGGGGTATTCGGAGGCCTCGAAGGCGTACCGGTCGATCACACCCACCACGCTGCGACAGGCCACGCGGGAGGTGGCCGAGCGGCCCCCGGAGACCAGGGGCTCACCGTCCGGGCCGTCCCACACCACCAGCTCCAGGCTGCGGCAGCCCATGTGCAGGGCCGTGACGTAGCCGCCCAGGCccgcgctgccccaggagctgtcCTCCCGCAGGCAGGCGCTGTGGGCCGAGCTGATGTAGTAGTGGGACAGGGGCTGCGTCATGTCCTGGCACACCCGGCGGTGCTGCGGGTCAAAGAtggagcagtcaggggagagCAGGTAGCGGGTGAAGCCGTCGATGGCCAGGTAGCCCTTCTCCCGGCCCTCGCTGGAGGGCTCGTATTTGCCAATGATCTCCAGGCACGTCTCTTCGGTCACCCCCTCCATGCCCTGCTCCACCTCCAGGAACGTCAGTAGGTCCTTCAGCCCCAGCGACTCCTTGTTGCTGGAGAACTGGACCAGGAGGAAAAAGATCTCGGGCCTGGTGCAGAGGTCGCAATAGGCCTCCACAAACAGGTCGCAGGCCACGTCGCTCCCTGGCCGCTCGCCGGCCTTCTGCAGCTCCTTGAACTTCAGTTCGATGGTGGAGGCCTTCATGCCCGGGTTCAGAGCCTTGATGAGCTGCACGGCCCGGGCCA of the Malaclemys terrapin pileata isolate rMalTer1 chromosome 25, rMalTer1.hap1, whole genome shotgun sequence genome contains:
- the LOC128829307 gene encoding inactive phospholipase C-like protein 2, producing the protein MADGPRGGGSPSSGSGSSRENSAERSPVPAAPRASIMKDGSRQRPVQKKKTVSFSTMPHDRKINSTAACISFMLQGCEMKKVRSNSRMYSRFFLLAPDMRCLRWEPSKKDSEKAKIEIELVKEVRVGKKTPVLRSNGLSDQFPDECAFSIIHGDNYESLDLVASSADVVNAWVMGLRYLVSYGKHTPEAPEAGHPSLRTSWISSVFEVADLEKVGRIPVARAVQLIKALNPGMKASTIELKFKELQKAGERPGSDVACDLFVEAYCDLCTRPEIFFLLVQFSSNKESLGLKDLLTFLEVEQGMEGVTEETCLEIIGKYEPSSEGREKGYLAIDGFTRYLLSPDCSIFDPQHRRVCQDMTQPLSHYYISSAHSACLREDSSWGSAGLGGYVTALHMGCRSLELVVWDGPDGEPLVSGGRSATSRVACRSVVGVIDRYAFEASEYPLILCLAVRCSPAQQRLMAQCLRKTLGAKLYLDPPAPEEAYLPSPETLKGRVLIKGRKLPPSCHESEGEVTDEEEGPGEADGRRRFRLSRELSELVSLCQAVPFRDFEASRRGQRYWELCSFSEVEAGRFASECPTELVSYNKRFLSRVYPSPLRIDASNMNPQDFWKCGCQMVAMNFQTPGLMMDLNAGWFHQNGACGYVLRPAVMREEVSYFSANAKDSLPGVPAQLLHLRVISGQNLPKPRGSGAKGDVVEPYVCAEIHGIPADCAERRTKTALQSGDNPVFEESLEFQVNLPELALLRLVVLDDDYIGDEFIAQYTIPFECLQSGYRHVPLQSLAGDLLPHATLFLHVAIADRPGGGKGQRRGRTGRRGRRLREYASAKTTGIKAIDEVFRTAGQPLREATDLRENMQNALVSFKELCGLAPAATMKQCILTVAAWLLRSESAPSVTLNLGQQYPPMEAQGPVPELLRKVLTAYETTIQTSRTLIESADAVHSKLMQAQQAGMDFHKELRRLEAEEGLTGRKLQKALESFAWNITVLKGQADLLKQAKAEALDNLWQIHNAGQSCGIGRNGSASPELGRARTPLEPISETEGGSDTGSC